The following coding sequences are from one Microtus pennsylvanicus isolate mMicPen1 chromosome 1, mMicPen1.hap1, whole genome shotgun sequence window:
- the LOC142841792 gene encoding cell adhesion molecule CEACAM21-like: METSSLLLCKGLLLTAFLLTCWNAPTTAQLTIELVPPMVAEGGNSVLFVHKMPLNVQAFYWYKQKDATKSYEVARYLTPDNTTSKMPQHSGRKTVFYSGSLLIRNVTQADSGFYTLLTFNTEMQSELTHVHLEVYKPVAQPTLQADKTTVTEDGSVTLTCLPENSGLSIRWLFNRQSLYFNSRMTLSQKNSQLVIDPVRMEDAGEYQCEVSNGYSSKMSPPVQMCVTSE, from the exons ATGGAGacctcttctctgcttctctgcaaaGGGCTCCTGCTCACAG ccttCCTCTTAACCTGCTGGAACGcacccaccactgcccaactcacTATTGAATTAGTGCCCCCCATGGTTGCTGAAGGTGGAAACTCCGTCCTATTTGTGCATAAAATGCCGCTGAACGTCCAGGCATTTTACTGGTACAAACAGAAAGATGCGACCAAGAGCTACGAAGTTGCACGCTACTTAACACCCGATAACACAACGTCGAAGATGCCTCAACACAGTGGTAGGAAAACGGTATTCTACAGTGGATCCCTGCTGATCAGAAACGTCACCCAGGCTGACAGCGGATTCTACACCTTACTGACGTTCAACACAGAAATGCAAAGTGAACTCACACACGTACATCTGGAAGTATACA AGCCTGTGGCACAGCCCACCCTCCAAGCAGACAAAACCACAGTAACAGAAGATGGTTCTGTGACCCTCACCTGCCTCCCAGAAAACTCTGGACTCTCCATCCGCTGGCTCTTCAATCGCCAGAGCCTGTATTTCAACAGCAGGATGACGCTGTCCCAGAAAAACAGTCAACTCGTAATAGATCCGGTCAGGATGGAGGATGCTGGGGAGTATCAGTGTGAGGTCTCCAATGGGTACAGTTCTAAGATGAGTCCCCCAGTCCAAATGTGTGTGACCAGTGAGTGA